One window of Nicotiana tomentosiformis chromosome 11, ASM39032v3, whole genome shotgun sequence genomic DNA carries:
- the LOC138901953 gene encoding uncharacterized protein: protein MNDEEQKRLEIFERLCSPSFNGTESEDAQDFLNRCQWMVCTTGGAKFEEVVDSARRLKMVRTQEREDREAKRSRGPGNSSDVPSGGQPYHNRGRPYRSAQMARPAHRGASATHGSYSARSSRYSLSALPAQSSSRAPSVQGSSVQGSSGSYSCSRGLPQNLPPFFKRYCYECGELGHARKYCPYLSRGPVRWRSQATTPALAAMPPAYPAWGGAQAARGRQRGEGRSGGGQARFYAIPARLDVVASDARLREEKLYAKFFKCEFWLSSVAFLGHIVSSERIKVDLKKIESVLSWPKPSSVTEIQNSLVLASYYRHFMESFSSIAAPMTKLTQKGAPFMWSDECEESFEKHKIALTTTPVLVLPSALGSYIVYCDASQIGIGCILMQKC, encoded by the exons atgaatgacgaggagcagaagagattaGAGATATTTGAGAGACTTTGTTCTCCATCTTTCAATggaactgagtcagaggatgctcaggatttcttgaACAGATGCCAGTGGATGGTttgtacaacag GAGGTGCTAAATTTGAAGAGGTGGTTGACAGTGCTCGACGGCTAAAAATGGTCCGTACTCAGGAGCgtgaggatagggaggccaaaaggtctcgtgGTCCAGGTAATTCCAGCGatgttccttctgggggacagCCCTATCACAACAGGGGTCGACCTTATAGgtccgctcagatggctcgtccagctcatcgtggcgcatcagctacccatggttcatatagtgctaGATCGAGTCGGTAttctcttagtgcacttccagctcagagttcatctcgtgcaccatcagttcaagGTTCATCAGTTCAAGGTTCATCTGGTAGTTATTCTTGTTCTCGAGGTCTGCCTCAGAACTTGCCACCATTCTTCAAGAGgtattgctatgagtgtggagagctagGTCATGCAAGGAAATATTGTCCCTACCTTTCACGAGGTCCAGTTCGGTGGAGGAGTCAGGCTACGACTCCTGCACTAGCTGCTATGCCCCCCGCCTACCCAGCttggggtggggctcaggcagccagaggtcgCCAAAGAGGGGaaggtcgatcaggtggtggtcaggcccgattttatgctattcctgccaggctagatgtcgttgcttcagatgca aggctgagggaggagaaactttatgccaaattcttcaagtgtgagttctggcttagttcagtggccttcttgggacacatagtgtccagtgaacgaattaaggtagatctgaagaagatagagtcaGTTCTGAGTTGGCCCaagccatcttcagttactgagattcaaaATAGTCTCgtcttggccagttattatcgtcaCTTTATGGAGAgcttctcgtctattgcggcgcctatgactaaattgacccagaagggtgctccattcatgtggtcggacgagtgtgaagagagctttgaGAAGCACAAgattgctttgaccacaactccagttctagttttgccttcagctttaggctcttatatagtgtattgtgatgcttctcaaaTCGGTATTGGGTGTATTTTAATGCAGAAGTGTTGA